A genomic window from Pygocentrus nattereri isolate fPygNat1 chromosome 22, fPygNat1.pri, whole genome shotgun sequence includes:
- the LOC108411228 gene encoding butyrophilin subfamily 1 member A1-like isoform X2: protein MLLLLLMFDLLSCSNADIFSLVVPDGDISAQLGSSVVLPCELSTSLDIRRYEVRWHRPDKFENPVLLYRDLKVQENIGDPRYRGRASLIGELQKWNASLRLENLTVADRGEYVCYVKSYTWYEEASVFLSLPVVGSPLLLSFAEAGQQVNVTCASGGWSPKPTLTWRDKQGRELTDSVNQEYTDSERLVNVSSWLLFSPSETEWISCSVGLSGQEMRESRVLPLNPVHHPADPPTEPGVSPGWKVATILLVISLLVLTVMTVFFLKFRGHIFQKGTKSRPAAEEEGRCFVGPETNNKETNADQVADLSPLSCPVCAVREANRTDGATQISGPETAEETSPHRDIQALTDNMEIMRIS, encoded by the exons ATGCTTCTTCTGTTGCTGATGTTCGATCTTCTCAGCTGTTCTAATGCAG ATATCTTCTCTTTGGTGGTTCCTGATGGTGATATATCAGCACAGTTAGGATCATCTGTTGTCCTGCCATGTGAACTTTCCACCTCGTTGGACATTAGGAGGTATGAAGTACGCTGGCATCGACCCGATAAATTTGAAAACCCAGTTCTGCTGTACAGAGATCTAAAGGTCCAGGAGAACATTGGAGATCCTCGGTACAGAGGCAGAGCGTCTCTGATTGGAGAACTGCAGAAATGGAACGCCTCTCTGAGACTGGAGAACCTCACAGTAGCAGACAGAGGAGAATATGTGTGCTATGTTAAAAGTTATACATGGTATGAAGAGGCAAGCGTGTTCCTCAGCCTTCCAG TGGTCGgatctcctcttcttctctcctttgCTGAAGCTGGACAACAGGTGAATGTGACCTGTGCATCAGGTGGATGGTCACCAAAGCCCACCCTCACCTGGAGAGACAAACAAGGAAGAGAACTCACAGACAGTGTTAATCAGGAATACACAg ACTCTGAAAGGTTGGTGAATGTGAGCTCTTGGCTGCTCTTCTCTCCCTCGGAGACAGAGTGGATCTCCTGTTCTGTGGGTTTATCTGGTCAGGAgatgagagagagcagagtgcTGCCACTCAATCCCGTTCATCACCCAGCTGATCCACCAACAGAACCAG GAGTTTCTCCGGGATGGAAAGTCGCCACCATCTTACTGGTTATCAGTCTGTTGGTTCTCACTGTGATGACAGTCTTCTTCCTCAAGTTTAGAG GTCACATTTTCCAGAAAGGCACAAAGTCTAGACCAGCAG CAGAGGAAGAAGGACGTTGTTTTGTTG GAccagaaacaaacaacaaagaaacaaatgcaGACCAAGTAG cagatcTCAGCCCTCTTTCATGTCCAGTTTGTGCTGTGAGAGAAGCAAACAGAACTGATGGAGCCACTCAGATCTCAG
- the LOC108411228 gene encoding butyrophilin subfamily 1 member A1-like isoform X14 has translation MLLLLLMFDLLSCSNADIFSLVVPDGDISAQLGSSVVLPCELSTSLDIRRYEVRWHRPDKFENPVLLYRDLKVQENIGDPRYRGRASLIGELQKWNASLRLENLTVADRGEYVCYVKSYTWYEEASVFLSLPVVGSPLLLSFAEAGQQVNVTCASGGWSPKPTLTWRDKQGRELTDSVNQEYTDSERLVNVSSWLLFSPSETEWISCSVGLSGQEMRESRVLPLNPVHHPADPPTEPGVSPGWKVATILLVISLLVLTVMTVFFLKFRGHIFQKGTKSRPAEEEGRCFVGPETAEETSPHRDIQALTDNMEIMRIS, from the exons ATGCTTCTTCTGTTGCTGATGTTCGATCTTCTCAGCTGTTCTAATGCAG ATATCTTCTCTTTGGTGGTTCCTGATGGTGATATATCAGCACAGTTAGGATCATCTGTTGTCCTGCCATGTGAACTTTCCACCTCGTTGGACATTAGGAGGTATGAAGTACGCTGGCATCGACCCGATAAATTTGAAAACCCAGTTCTGCTGTACAGAGATCTAAAGGTCCAGGAGAACATTGGAGATCCTCGGTACAGAGGCAGAGCGTCTCTGATTGGAGAACTGCAGAAATGGAACGCCTCTCTGAGACTGGAGAACCTCACAGTAGCAGACAGAGGAGAATATGTGTGCTATGTTAAAAGTTATACATGGTATGAAGAGGCAAGCGTGTTCCTCAGCCTTCCAG TGGTCGgatctcctcttcttctctcctttgCTGAAGCTGGACAACAGGTGAATGTGACCTGTGCATCAGGTGGATGGTCACCAAAGCCCACCCTCACCTGGAGAGACAAACAAGGAAGAGAACTCACAGACAGTGTTAATCAGGAATACACAg ACTCTGAAAGGTTGGTGAATGTGAGCTCTTGGCTGCTCTTCTCTCCCTCGGAGACAGAGTGGATCTCCTGTTCTGTGGGTTTATCTGGTCAGGAgatgagagagagcagagtgcTGCCACTCAATCCCGTTCATCACCCAGCTGATCCACCAACAGAACCAG GAGTTTCTCCGGGATGGAAAGTCGCCACCATCTTACTGGTTATCAGTCTGTTGGTTCTCACTGTGATGACAGTCTTCTTCCTCAAGTTTAGAG GTCACATTTTCCAGAAAGGCACAAAGTCTAGACCAGCAG AGGAAGAAGGACGTTGTTTTGTTG
- the LOC108411228 gene encoding butyrophilin subfamily 1 member A1-like isoform X9 has product MLLLLLMFDLLSCSNADIFSLVVPDGDISAQLGSSVVLPCELSTSLDIRRYEVRWHRPDKFENPVLLYRDLKVQENIGDPRYRGRASLIGELQKWNASLRLENLTVADRGEYVCYVKSYTWYEEASVFLSLPVVGSPLLLSFAEAGQQVNVTCASGGWSPKPTLTWRDKQGRELTDSVNQEYTDSERLVNVSSWLLFSPSETEWISCSVGLSGQEMRESRVLPLNPVHHPADPPTEPGVSPGWKVATILLVISLLVLTVMTVFFLKFRGHIFQKGTKSRPAGPETNNKETNADQVADLSPLSCPVCAVREANRTDGATQISGPETAEETSPHRDIQALTDNMEIMRIS; this is encoded by the exons ATGCTTCTTCTGTTGCTGATGTTCGATCTTCTCAGCTGTTCTAATGCAG ATATCTTCTCTTTGGTGGTTCCTGATGGTGATATATCAGCACAGTTAGGATCATCTGTTGTCCTGCCATGTGAACTTTCCACCTCGTTGGACATTAGGAGGTATGAAGTACGCTGGCATCGACCCGATAAATTTGAAAACCCAGTTCTGCTGTACAGAGATCTAAAGGTCCAGGAGAACATTGGAGATCCTCGGTACAGAGGCAGAGCGTCTCTGATTGGAGAACTGCAGAAATGGAACGCCTCTCTGAGACTGGAGAACCTCACAGTAGCAGACAGAGGAGAATATGTGTGCTATGTTAAAAGTTATACATGGTATGAAGAGGCAAGCGTGTTCCTCAGCCTTCCAG TGGTCGgatctcctcttcttctctcctttgCTGAAGCTGGACAACAGGTGAATGTGACCTGTGCATCAGGTGGATGGTCACCAAAGCCCACCCTCACCTGGAGAGACAAACAAGGAAGAGAACTCACAGACAGTGTTAATCAGGAATACACAg ACTCTGAAAGGTTGGTGAATGTGAGCTCTTGGCTGCTCTTCTCTCCCTCGGAGACAGAGTGGATCTCCTGTTCTGTGGGTTTATCTGGTCAGGAgatgagagagagcagagtgcTGCCACTCAATCCCGTTCATCACCCAGCTGATCCACCAACAGAACCAG GAGTTTCTCCGGGATGGAAAGTCGCCACCATCTTACTGGTTATCAGTCTGTTGGTTCTCACTGTGATGACAGTCTTCTTCCTCAAGTTTAGAG GTCACATTTTCCAGAAAGGCACAAAGTCTAGACCAGCAG GAccagaaacaaacaacaaagaaacaaatgcaGACCAAGTAG cagatcTCAGCCCTCTTTCATGTCCAGTTTGTGCTGTGAGAGAAGCAAACAGAACTGATGGAGCCACTCAGATCTCAG
- the LOC108411228 gene encoding butyrophilin subfamily 1 member A1-like isoform X11, whose translation MLLLLLMFDLLSCSNADIFSLVVPDGDISAQLGSSVVLPCELSTSLDIRRYEVRWHRPDKFENPVLLYRDLKVQENIGDPRYRGRASLIGELQKWNASLRLENLTVADRGEYVCYVKSYTWYEEASVFLSLPVVGSPLLLSFAEAGQQVNVTCASGGWSPKPTLTWRDKQGRELTDSVNQEYTDSERLVNVSSWLLFSPSETEWISCSVGLSGQEMRESRVLPLNPVHHPADPPTEPGVSPGWKVATILLVISLLVLTVMTVFFLKFRGHIFQKGTKSRPAAEEEGRCFVVCAVREANRTDGATQISGPETAEETSPHRDIQALTDNMEIMRIS comes from the exons ATGCTTCTTCTGTTGCTGATGTTCGATCTTCTCAGCTGTTCTAATGCAG ATATCTTCTCTTTGGTGGTTCCTGATGGTGATATATCAGCACAGTTAGGATCATCTGTTGTCCTGCCATGTGAACTTTCCACCTCGTTGGACATTAGGAGGTATGAAGTACGCTGGCATCGACCCGATAAATTTGAAAACCCAGTTCTGCTGTACAGAGATCTAAAGGTCCAGGAGAACATTGGAGATCCTCGGTACAGAGGCAGAGCGTCTCTGATTGGAGAACTGCAGAAATGGAACGCCTCTCTGAGACTGGAGAACCTCACAGTAGCAGACAGAGGAGAATATGTGTGCTATGTTAAAAGTTATACATGGTATGAAGAGGCAAGCGTGTTCCTCAGCCTTCCAG TGGTCGgatctcctcttcttctctcctttgCTGAAGCTGGACAACAGGTGAATGTGACCTGTGCATCAGGTGGATGGTCACCAAAGCCCACCCTCACCTGGAGAGACAAACAAGGAAGAGAACTCACAGACAGTGTTAATCAGGAATACACAg ACTCTGAAAGGTTGGTGAATGTGAGCTCTTGGCTGCTCTTCTCTCCCTCGGAGACAGAGTGGATCTCCTGTTCTGTGGGTTTATCTGGTCAGGAgatgagagagagcagagtgcTGCCACTCAATCCCGTTCATCACCCAGCTGATCCACCAACAGAACCAG GAGTTTCTCCGGGATGGAAAGTCGCCACCATCTTACTGGTTATCAGTCTGTTGGTTCTCACTGTGATGACAGTCTTCTTCCTCAAGTTTAGAG GTCACATTTTCCAGAAAGGCACAAAGTCTAGACCAGCAG CAGAGGAAGAAGGACGTTGTTTTGTTG TTTGTGCTGTGAGAGAAGCAAACAGAACTGATGGAGCCACTCAGATCTCAG